One Helicoverpa armigera isolate CAAS_96S chromosome 1, ASM3070526v1, whole genome shotgun sequence genomic window carries:
- the LOC110374529 gene encoding probable serine/threonine-protein kinase kinX isoform X1 produces MEDFFKNLKGDSLFNVENPTVESKNDESNLLVQNKAEENTNVLQQKDEPVHNPIKNMDLVTPDGSGAPDKIKEVKDEKKANEEIKTPSKSKIDESNMLVQNKAPENVNIVPVQIDEPVYNPIKTMDLVTPEGSGMQEKIKDVKDENNTALEELKKKSMPDSNLDNPLLATTSAETLKRMSSTPPDVREINEKLTEISLQSQAALEDLKTQSTRIIDHAKSQTNKVLENAKLNFSVFTRALEQELEQQTPKPPVEVDIDPPKSAEATFDELVERYSRSDNIMDFFN; encoded by the exons ATGgaggattttttcaaaaatcttaaGGGTGATTCTCTTTTCAATGTTGAAAATCCAACTGTAG aatCCAAAAACGATGAAAGTAACTTGTTAGTACAAAACAAAGCTGAGGAAAATACCAATGTATTACAGCAAAAAGATGAACCGGTTCATAATcctataaaaaatatggatttGGTTACCCCGGACGGTAGCGGAGCACCAGATAAGATTAAAGAAGTAAAGGATGAGAAGAAGGCTAACGAAGAGATCAAGACCCCATCAA aatCCAAAATCGATGAAAGTAACATGTTAGTACAAAACAAAGCTCCAGAGAACGTCAACATAGTACCAGTTCAAATCGATGAACCGGTATATAATCCTATAAAAACTATGGATTTGGTTACCCCGGAGGGTAGTGGAATGCAGGAAAAGATTAAAGATGTAAAGGATGAGAATAATACTGCTCTTGAAGAGCTGAAGAAAAAATCAA TGCCTGACTCCAATCTGGATAACCCTCTGCTTGCAACGACCAGCGCAGAAACTTTAAAAAGAATGTCCAGTACACCACCTGATGTCCGCGAGATTAATGAGAAGCTCACTGAAATATCATTGCAATCTCAAGCAGCACTCGAAGATCTGAAGACACAATCCACCAGGATCATTGATCATGCTAAATCGCAAACGAACAAGGTGTTGGAGAACGCTAAGCTCAACTTTAGCGTGTTCACCAGGGCACTTGAGCAGGAATTGGAACAGCAGACTCCGAAGCCACCAGTGGAAGTGGATATAGATCCTCCGAAGTCGGCTGAAGCGACCTTTGATGAACTCGTAGAGCGGTATTCAAGGAGTGATAATATTATGGACTTCTTTAACTGA
- the LOC110374529 gene encoding probable serine/threonine-protein kinase kinX isoform X2, whose product MEDFFKNLKESKNDESNLLVQNKAEENTNVLQQKDEPVHNPIKNMDLVTPDGSGAPDKIKEVKDEKKANEEIKTPSKSKIDESNMLVQNKAPENVNIVPVQIDEPVYNPIKTMDLVTPEGSGMQEKIKDVKDENNTALEELKKKSMPDSNLDNPLLATTSAETLKRMSSTPPDVREINEKLTEISLQSQAALEDLKTQSTRIIDHAKSQTNKVLENAKLNFSVFTRALEQELEQQTPKPPVEVDIDPPKSAEATFDELVERYSRSDNIMDFFN is encoded by the exons ATGgaggattttttcaaaaatcttaaGG aatCCAAAAACGATGAAAGTAACTTGTTAGTACAAAACAAAGCTGAGGAAAATACCAATGTATTACAGCAAAAAGATGAACCGGTTCATAATcctataaaaaatatggatttGGTTACCCCGGACGGTAGCGGAGCACCAGATAAGATTAAAGAAGTAAAGGATGAGAAGAAGGCTAACGAAGAGATCAAGACCCCATCAA aatCCAAAATCGATGAAAGTAACATGTTAGTACAAAACAAAGCTCCAGAGAACGTCAACATAGTACCAGTTCAAATCGATGAACCGGTATATAATCCTATAAAAACTATGGATTTGGTTACCCCGGAGGGTAGTGGAATGCAGGAAAAGATTAAAGATGTAAAGGATGAGAATAATACTGCTCTTGAAGAGCTGAAGAAAAAATCAA TGCCTGACTCCAATCTGGATAACCCTCTGCTTGCAACGACCAGCGCAGAAACTTTAAAAAGAATGTCCAGTACACCACCTGATGTCCGCGAGATTAATGAGAAGCTCACTGAAATATCATTGCAATCTCAAGCAGCACTCGAAGATCTGAAGACACAATCCACCAGGATCATTGATCATGCTAAATCGCAAACGAACAAGGTGTTGGAGAACGCTAAGCTCAACTTTAGCGTGTTCACCAGGGCACTTGAGCAGGAATTGGAACAGCAGACTCCGAAGCCACCAGTGGAAGTGGATATAGATCCTCCGAAGTCGGCTGAAGCGACCTTTGATGAACTCGTAGAGCGGTATTCAAGGAGTGATAATATTATGGACTTCTTTAACTGA